In Gimesia chilikensis, one DNA window encodes the following:
- the csrA gene encoding carbon storage regulator CsrA, with protein MLVLSRKKDEKIMIGDSITLMVIEIKNDKVRLGIEAPKDVTVHREEVYAAIKEQSAHDSKDFTSH; from the coding sequence ATGCTTGTTCTCAGCCGTAAAAAAGACGAAAAAATTATGATTGGTGATTCAATCACATTGATGGTGATTGAAATCAAGAACGACAAAGTCCGCCTTGGAATCGAAGCACCGAAAGACGTTACCGTACACCGGGAAGAAGTCTACGCTGCGATCAAGGAACAGTCTGCACACGACAGTAAAGACTTTACATCTCACTAG